A DNA window from Phragmites australis chromosome 11, lpPhrAust1.1, whole genome shotgun sequence contains the following coding sequences:
- the LOC133884022 gene encoding uncharacterized protein LOC133884022 yields the protein MGGIEVEDCVTMAQFNELKQSIEDKQDRLTQDLQALMAEIRVRHQPHDGASNYGEDGEESEGGATARRAREYERRNRGAAHGRGRGRGRRNDDNDESEDVDDDNHSQYRFGRQRHRGGNHEERFGKLKFTMPKFDGGSDPEAYFTWELKVDKIFRLHNYSEEKKLAMASLEFDGYALIWWEQLLRDREEDGENPIATWNEMKREMRIRFVPKHYRRDLFDKLRNLKQGSFSVEEYYKEMEKAMIRANVYEDEEQTIARFMAGLHRNIQRIVEFQPYRHLIDLVHQATKAERQLQQDAKNSKSLSYGTRTMSGGSKSISRFAAAPSSVKNSSGGLRSNVQGVFSGKNTAVPSMSSKPAASTSTSVGSIAKSSGIQCFKCGGRGHVIKECPNNRVIIVNDNGEFESASEEEVEEEYVDEAHEEEEHTRCEFEQGTALVVTQILSVQMKEAEIGQRHNLFQTRAKVQDKVVKVIIDGGSCHNLASREMVDKLGLKLQRHPHPYHVQWLNDSGDIKIGYKVKVPFKIGEYVDTVECDVAPMSVCHMLLGRPWQYDRYTQHCWRTNQYTLDLKGKKFVLKPMTPQQIMAEHLQKKSEISPASKG from the coding sequence ATGGGTGGAATTGAGGTAGAAGATTGTGTTACTATGGCACAATTTAATGAACtaaagcaaagcattgaagataAGCAAGATAGGTTGACACAAGATCTTCAGGCCCTTATGGCTGAAATCAGAGTACGTCACCAACCTCATGATGGTGCAAGCAACTATGGTGAAGATGGGGAAGAAAGTGAAGGAGGAGCTACTGCTAGAAGAGCAAGAGAATATGAAAGAAGGAACCGAGGTGCTGCACATGGTAGAGGAAGAGGACGAGGTCGAAGAAATGATGACAATGATGAATCTGAAGATGTGGATGATGATAACCATTCACAATATCGTTTTGGTCGCCAACGTCATAGAGGAGGCAACCATGAGGAGAGGTTCGGAAAGCTGAAATTTACCATGCCAAAATTTGATGGTGGGTCTGATCCTGAAGCTTATTTCACTTGGGAGTTGAAAGTGGACAAGATCTTTCGCCTACATAATTATTCAGAGGAGAAGAAATTAGCAATGGCATCTCTTGAGTTTGATGGATATGCTCTGATATGGTGGGAACAACTTCTCCGTGATCgtgaagaagatggagaaaaTCCTATTGCTACTTGGAATGAGATGAAGCGAGAAATGAGAATTCGTTTTGTGCCGAAGCACTATCGGCGTGATCTTTTTGATAAATTGCGGAATCTGAAGCAAGGAAGTTTCTCTGTTGAAGAGTATTATAAAGAGATGGAGAAGGCTATGATTAGAGCCAATgtgtatgaagatgaagagcaaaCTATTGCACGTTTTATGGCTGGTCTACATCGCAATATTCAGCGCATTGTTGAGTTTCAGCCATACCGTCATCTTATTGATTTGGTACATCAAGCAACCAAAGCTGAACGCCAACTGCAGCAAGATGCTAAGAATAGCAAGTCCTTGTCATATGGCACGAGGACTATGTCAGGAGGAAGCAAGTCAATCTCAAGGTTTGCTGCTGCACCCTCATCGGTGAAAAACTCAAGTGGAGGCTTACGTTCTAATGTTCAAGGTGTTTTTAGTGGGAAGAACACTGCTGTCCCAAGTATGAGTTCTAAACCTGCAGCATCCACCTCTACTTCAGTGGGTTCTATAGCCAAGAGTAGTGGGATTCAGTGCTTCAAGTGTGGAGGCCGTGGGCACGTAATTAAGgagtgtccaaataatcgtGTGATCATTGTGAATGATAatggagaatttgaatcagcTAGTGAAGAGGAAGTTGAGGAAGAGTATGTTGATGAAGCCCATGAAGAAGAGGAACATACCAGGTGTGAATTTGAGCAAGGCACTGCTCTTGTGGTGACTCAAATCTTGAGTGTTCAGATGAAGGAAGCTGAAATTGGACAGCGACATAATCTTTTTCAAACCAGAGCTAAAGTGCAAGATAAAGTAGTCAAGGTGATCATTGATGGCGGGAGCTGCCATAATCTTGCTAGTCGTGAGATGGTTGACAAGCTTGGTTTGAAACTACAGcggcatcctcatccataccatgTCCAATGGTTGAATGATTCGGGAGATATCAAGATTGGATATAAAGTAAAAGTTCCATTCAAAATTGGTGAATATGTTGACACAGTGGAGTGTGATGTGGCACCCATGTCTGTGTGCCACATGCTGCTTGGAAGACCTTGGCAATATGATCGATATACTCAGCATTGTTGGAGAACAAATCAGTACACACTAGATTTGAAAGGGAAGAAGTTTGTACTCAAGCCTATGACACCTCAACAAATCATGGCTGAGCACTTACAAAAGAAATCTGAAATTAGTCCAGCAAGTAAAGGATAA